The Thermoleophilaceae bacterium DNA segment TGCTGCTGGCGCCCGCGCTCGTGGCACTGCCGGAGGGCGTGGATGCCGAGGTGCCGGCAGAGCACGAGGTGAGGAAGGCGGCGACGGACGTTCCGGGATACCGTGGTGCCGGCCTTCCGGCCCGCACGATGGGCCGCGGCATCGAGGAGGACGAGCTGTTCTTCCGGGCAGCGCTTGCAGGCGGCGCCGTGCTCGGCCATGAGATCAATGGCATTCGAACGGACCGGTAGCCACGAGATATGGAGCGGGCGCATCGCCGGCGTGCGCGTGGACACCTTCCGCCACGACGACGGCGACGAGGTCGAGCGCGAGGTGGTCAGCCACCCGGGCGCCGTCGCGGTGGTCGCCCACGACGGCGAGCGGCTCTACCTCGTGCGCCAGCCGCGCGAGCCCGTGGGCGATCCCGCACTGCTCGAGCTGCCCGCGGGCAAGCTCGACGAGGAGGGGGAGGGCCCGCTCGAGACGGCCAAGCGCGAGCTGGCCGAGGAGATCGGCAAGGCGGCGGGCCGCTGGCACCATCTCACGTCCTTCTGGTCCTCGCCCGGCTTCTCGGACGAGCGCGTGCACATCTACCTCGCCACGGAGCTCAGCGACCGCTCCGCCCAGGCGGAGGAGAACGAGCGCATCGAGATCGAGACCGTGCCGCTCGGGCAGCTCGACGAGCTGATCGTGCGCTGCGAGGACGCCAAGACGCTGGTCGGGCTGCTCTGGTTGAAGGCGTACCGGGACGGCGCCGGATGACCCGCCGCCTCGCCGGGCTCGTTGTTCTGCTGGCGCTGCTCGCGCCGGCGGCGGCTGCGCACGCCGCGGACTTCACCGTCAACCACGGCGGCAACGACGGGGATGACACGCCCGGCGACACCCAGTGCGAGACCAACGTCGCGGGCCAGTGCACCCTCCGCGCGGCGCTCGAGGAGGCCAACGCCCTCGCCGGCACCGACGCCATCTCCTTCGCGGGCGCCATCACCGACATCGACGTGCCCTCGACGCTCGACGCATCGGACCAGGTGTCGATCACGGGCCCCGTGACCCTCGACTGGACCGGCGCCGCGGGGCCGCTGCTGCGCTTCGTCGTGGGTGCGGCCGACTCCACGATCGAGGACGTCGACGTGCTGGGCGGCACCACGGCGGGCATCGACGTGGCCACCAGCGGCGTCACCGTCCGCCGCACCCGCGTGTCCGGCAGCGGCGGCCACGGCATCGACCTCAACGGCAACGCGGTCACCGTCACCGCCAGCCCGATCTTCGGCAACGCCGGCCAGCCGATCGCGGACTCGCCCGTGGCCGCGCCCGCGAGCCTGCGGGTGGGCCCGCGCCAGGCCGACGGCACGCTGCCCGTCACGGGGGCGACCACCGCCGGCGGCGTCCTCGAGCTGTTCCGCGGCAACCCGGCCGCGACCTCGCCGATCGCGCTGATCGCCGGCCCGCTCGTCCCGGCCGGCGGCTTCTCGCACGTCCTGGCCACCGAGCCGCAGCCGGCATCGGCGCTCTCGGCCACCATCACCAGCGCCGGCACGTCCGGCTTCGCCGCCACCACGGTGCCGTTCGACGTGGTCTCGCCGCAGCTCGTGGGCGCCGTGGCGATCTCGCTCAACGAGGTCACCGTCCAGCTGAGCGAGCCCGTGTGGGCCGACAGCGTGCAGGCTGGCGACTTCGCGCTCGAGATGGCCGGCGTGGCGCGACCCATCGACGGCATCAGGATCGAGCCCGGTGGCGCGCAGGTCACGCTCATCTCGTCGATGCCGTGGGGCCACGGCGAGGCGGGGCGGCTGTCGCTCGGCCCGCCTGGCTCCCTGCTCGACGCGGGGGGCAACGCCAGCCTGGCCGCCGCCACCGTCGGCGTCGCGGCCGCCCCCGGTGACCTGATCTCACCCGTCGGGTCGAGCCTCTCGATCCGGCCGAGCTCGCTGTGCGTCACCCGCAGCCGGACATGTCGCCGCACGGGCACAACGGTGCGCTTCGTGGCCGGCGAGGGCGGCCGGGCCCACCTGGTGCTCATGCGCGGCAACCGCCGGATCGGGGAGGACGAGGCGCTCT contains these protein-coding regions:
- a CDS encoding NUDIX hydrolase — translated: MAFERTGSHEIWSGRIAGVRVDTFRHDDGDEVEREVVSHPGAVAVVAHDGERLYLVRQPREPVGDPALLELPAGKLDEEGEGPLETAKRELAEEIGKAAGRWHHLTSFWSSPGFSDERVHIYLATELSDRSAQAEENERIEIETVPLGQLDELIVRCEDAKTLVGLLWLKAYRDGAG